One Candidatus Paceibacterota bacterium DNA segment encodes these proteins:
- a CDS encoding C39 family peptidase: MRRAPRREWRVPWHSQVTDFTNKTWRSQGCGIAALQSVIEFWKPELRKETCDDLFAEGVAIGAYMSGVGWRHAGLVSLARQYGLDGYNADFAPQSKTPESPVASLELLRKALAQGPVIASVWKDFHPRSKSGHLVVVVGADGGHVVVQDPLESTREKGYRVLTNDQFLAGFRQRFICIVSRL; the protein is encoded by the coding sequence ATGCGTAGAGCGCCGCGTCGTGAATGGCGCGTTCCGTGGCATTCGCAAGTCACGGACTTTACGAACAAGACATGGCGCTCGCAAGGGTGCGGCATCGCTGCGCTGCAGAGCGTTATTGAATTCTGGAAGCCAGAGCTCCGAAAAGAAACCTGTGACGATCTCTTCGCTGAGGGGGTCGCCATAGGAGCGTACATGTCCGGCGTTGGGTGGCGACATGCAGGGCTTGTTTCGCTTGCACGGCAGTACGGCCTCGACGGCTATAATGCTGACTTCGCGCCACAATCTAAAACACCCGAAAGTCCCGTCGCATCGCTCGAACTGTTGCGCAAGGCGCTGGCACAAGGGCCGGTGATCGCATCGGTGTGGAAAGATTTCCACCCACGGTCAAAGAGCGGGCACCTCGTCGTAGTTGTTGGCGCTGACGGGGGACATGTTGTTGTGCAAGACCCACTAGAGTCTACGCGCGAGAAAGGGTATCGCGTGCTGACCAACGACCAGTTTCTCGCTGGTTTCCGCCAGCGCTTCATCTGCATCGTGTCTCGTTTGTAA
- a CDS encoding pitrilysin family protein encodes MNDFSWTTLPNGMRLAVLEQPDAPVVTMNLVFRAGCAYEQEDQQGYAHLLEHMLLKGTKARPSSMAIGKEIDRIGAFVSANTGATHLTFVMQGARDDLPLVLNIVRDDVTDSLIDPAVLENEKKVIGEEFARSQANTHRMFYDAAVAALFSRHPSALNSLGSLEAIGRASREDLIAYWRHMIVPQNATLLIVGGISANEARTQVEEAFKVWPISGAFTLPKLPPVTVSDRGSSISVNGQMSFWMVAYPSLEKPLREEFVALEFLRHRLNVGYSSLLRDELRTKRGLVYEINAYHEIFGNAFCFFIDGPSQHPEEAASVVQNVIKELAVQIPHEDVAWLASQFKGLTSRAIAEHDGALTKMQKLMKFFDEPPAFSELLAIAERMDTETLMRTYQKFLSGEGRVFIKK; translated from the coding sequence ATGAATGATTTTTCTTGGACAACCCTCCCTAACGGCATGCGACTTGCCGTATTAGAACAGCCCGATGCGCCAGTGGTAACAATGAATCTCGTGTTTCGTGCAGGGTGCGCCTATGAGCAGGAGGATCAGCAGGGATACGCGCACCTACTTGAGCACATGCTTTTGAAAGGCACGAAAGCGCGTCCTTCAAGTATGGCAATTGGAAAGGAGATAGACCGCATTGGAGCGTTTGTTAGTGCAAATACAGGAGCTACTCATCTTACCTTTGTTATGCAGGGAGCTCGAGATGACCTTCCTCTTGTACTAAATATTGTGCGAGACGACGTCACTGATTCACTGATAGATCCAGCGGTGCTTGAAAATGAGAAAAAAGTTATTGGCGAGGAATTCGCGAGATCTCAAGCAAACACCCACAGGATGTTTTATGATGCAGCTGTAGCAGCATTATTTTCTCGACACCCTTCCGCACTAAATTCTCTCGGCAGCTTAGAGGCTATAGGAAGGGCATCTCGTGAAGACCTTATTGCATATTGGCGGCACATGATCGTCCCACAAAACGCAACCCTACTCATTGTTGGTGGTATTTCGGCCAATGAAGCGCGGACACAAGTCGAAGAGGCATTTAAAGTATGGCCAATATCAGGAGCCTTCACTCTTCCAAAGTTGCCACCTGTCACAGTCTCAGACCGTGGCTCATCTATTTCCGTGAATGGACAAATGTCGTTTTGGATGGTGGCGTATCCATCTTTAGAAAAGCCCTTGCGTGAAGAATTTGTTGCGCTTGAATTTTTACGCCACCGCCTTAACGTTGGATATTCTTCTTTGTTGCGTGACGAGCTCAGAACGAAGCGTGGGCTTGTATATGAAATTAATGCATACCATGAGATATTTGGAAACGCCTTCTGTTTCTTTATAGATGGCCCATCGCAACATCCAGAAGAGGCCGCCAGTGTTGTACAAAACGTTATCAAAGAACTCGCTGTACAAATACCACATGAAGATGTGGCGTGGCTCGCATCACAGTTTAAGGGACTTACGAGCCGTGCTATCGCGGAGCATGATGGCGCTCTCACAAAGATGCAGAAACTCATGAAATTCTTTGATGAGCCACCTGCGTTTTCTGAGCTTTTGGCTATTGCAGAGCGGATGGATACCGAGACGCTCATGCGCACCTACCAAAAGTTTTTAAGTGGAGAGGGAAGGGTATTTATTAAAAAATAA
- a CDS encoding PKD domain-containing protein: MNAFRLFIISAVVLMSATFVVPLPAEALCSVGIEENLCPMSCFQGLSGYDGSTVDLSAQVGSGGGEWTVWVSSMWPTGSAASNQLYQNASLTRNDIALVAGNNDFVTECWSEIGEYELRSETVPSGPLLSPTPEPTPEPTPTTKWVNVVVNVQDTSGNAINGGSWSVSCPDTNQNSECPLSGTSSYASNQGDLAGQGDYTLSAGSGNGYTLQSVSPGATQTRGSAEGTVTLSWTLTYAPNTTVDIQCNNANSCSIQNGASATLSWSASNASSCTASGAWSGSKPTSGSESTGALTSTRTYTLTCNGVADSVTVTVAANSAPTVSSVRLTEPDYCALGPGGIVSWTFNDAGDTQSAYQVQVDDNSGFTSVNHDSGQVSSSATSYSIPQGQLAFNRTYYARVRTWDAGGLVSSYANMSLCTGPGCAANQQSWSSPQHQYPSSATFTATPQTPRINQNVAFASQAVCYNGGGNPQACASWTWNFGDGTGAGPGANLGNTSHAYSAEGTYTATMQVTDNEGYTCPAAPASQNITVETLPLPKWKEVLPQ, from the coding sequence ATGAACGCATTCCGTCTTTTCATTATTTCCGCAGTAGTCCTGATGAGCGCTACGTTCGTAGTACCGCTTCCTGCAGAAGCCCTCTGCTCCGTAGGTATTGAAGAAAACCTTTGCCCAATGTCCTGTTTTCAAGGGCTTTCGGGCTATGATGGCTCTACTGTAGACTTAAGCGCGCAGGTTGGTTCTGGAGGCGGTGAGTGGACGGTGTGGGTTTCCAGTATGTGGCCAACGGGGAGCGCGGCATCAAACCAGCTGTATCAAAATGCCTCCCTGACAAGGAATGACATTGCATTAGTTGCTGGGAACAATGATTTTGTTACTGAGTGTTGGAGTGAGATAGGGGAATATGAGCTTCGCTCCGAGACAGTGCCTAGTGGGCCTCTCTTGAGTCCGACCCCCGAACCGACCCCCGAACCGACCCCTACTACAAAGTGGGTGAATGTTGTAGTGAATGTGCAAGATACGAGTGGCAACGCCATTAACGGTGGTTCCTGGAGCGTTTCATGCCCAGACACCAACCAGAATAGTGAATGCCCGCTTTCTGGTACGAGTTCATATGCATCAAACCAAGGAGATCTCGCCGGCCAAGGAGATTACACGCTCTCTGCGGGTAGCGGAAACGGCTATACGCTCCAGAGTGTTTCACCAGGCGCTACACAAACGCGCGGTAGCGCAGAGGGCACAGTGACGCTTTCGTGGACTCTTACCTATGCTCCGAATACAACGGTAGACATTCAGTGTAACAATGCAAATTCGTGTTCCATTCAAAATGGTGCAAGTGCTACGCTTTCGTGGAGTGCCAGCAATGCATCTTCCTGCACGGCATCGGGCGCGTGGTCGGGGAGTAAGCCAACGAGTGGCAGTGAATCTACCGGCGCCCTTACCAGCACACGAACCTATACGCTCACCTGTAACGGTGTCGCAGATAGCGTTACGGTAACCGTGGCTGCAAATAGTGCGCCAACGGTAAGCAGTGTGCGCCTCACTGAGCCAGACTACTGCGCCCTTGGTCCTGGAGGTATTGTCTCATGGACGTTCAATGATGCAGGAGATACCCAGAGCGCCTACCAAGTCCAAGTGGATGACAACAGCGGCTTTACGAGTGTCAACCATGACTCAGGACAGGTTTCCTCTTCTGCAACGTCATACAGCATTCCGCAGGGCCAACTAGCATTTAACAGAACATATTACGCCCGCGTGCGCACGTGGGACGCTGGCGGTCTTGTCTCAAGCTACGCGAACATGTCGCTCTGCACGGGTCCTGGATGTGCGGCAAACCAACAGTCGTGGTCTTCGCCACAACACCAATATCCTTCCAGTGCAACGTTTACTGCGACGCCACAAACCCCACGCATTAACCAGAACGTAGCGTTTGCTTCCCAAGCAGTGTGCTACAACGGCGGCGGCAACCCACAGGCATGCGCTTCGTGGACATGGAACTTTGGTGACGGCACGGGCGCTGGCCCCGGCGCGAACCTTGGCAATACCTCACACGCCTACTCTGCAGAGGGGACATACACCGCAACGATGCAGGTTACAGATAACGAGGGATACACCTGCCCCGCAGCGCCTGCGAGTCAGAATATCACCGTAGAAACGCTCCCGCTTCCGAAGTGGAAGGAAGTGCTACCACAATAG
- a CDS encoding DUF3232 domain-containing protein — translation MSEPSLEELWQRKADHEHGAPTPEEEALDIFWYLVDLGEKSEDVRRFIPELKQGLSAYAGAVIKHNQLRDVVEGRSATAEELQAIEGADDNRTRVHDALISTLNAIMRACVKGKLDTKWKDVVGLHPLDRTVVGRWALAVARAIAG, via the coding sequence ATGAGTGAACCGAGTCTTGAAGAGTTGTGGCAGAGAAAGGCAGACCATGAGCACGGAGCTCCTACTCCCGAAGAAGAGGCGCTTGATATATTTTGGTATCTCGTAGATCTTGGGGAGAAGAGTGAAGATGTGCGGCGTTTTATCCCAGAATTAAAACAGGGCCTTTCTGCGTATGCGGGCGCGGTTATAAAGCACAATCAGTTGCGCGACGTTGTAGAGGGGCGCTCTGCAACCGCCGAAGAACTTCAGGCAATTGAGGGCGCGGATGACAATCGCACGCGGGTACACGATGCGCTCATTAGCACGCTGAATGCTATCATGCGCGCATGCGTAAAGGGGAAACTTGACACGAAGTGGAAAGATGTTGTAGGATTGCATCCGCTTGATAGGACTGTTGTAGGGCGATGGGCGCTTGCCGTCGCTCGTGCAATTGCAGGGTAA
- a CDS encoding glycine--tRNA ligase → MTLSLDTIVSLAKRRGFIYPGSEIYGGLANSWDYGPLGVELKNNIKNAWWSRFVHRRTDVVGIDAALIMNPKVWEASGHVAGFSDPLVECEKCHARLREDQMEGECPSCGGKEFTPAKQFNLMFQTFIGAAQEQANVAYFRPETAQGMFVNFKNVLDSTRVQLPFGVAQVGKAFRNEITPGNFIFRTREFEQMEIEYFIPSPKADAEWQESFEHWRKEMLAWMTAVGIDTEKVHELDVPDGERAHYSKRTIDFEFEFPFGTKELYGLAYRTDFDLRNHQEASGQSLEYTDPETGEKSIPHVIEPTWGVDRTVLAVLCSAYREDGERTYLALRPALAPFKAAVFPLLKNKPELVTKARTVFGALREKYMVAWDDRGNIGKRYFAQDEIGTPFCITIDFDTLENDTVTIRDRDTAEQKRVPISELDSIIANAIRL, encoded by the coding sequence ATGACATTGTCACTCGATACGATTGTTTCTCTCGCCAAACGCCGCGGCTTTATCTATCCAGGGTCGGAGATTTATGGCGGCCTCGCGAATTCGTGGGATTACGGTCCTTTGGGTGTAGAGCTCAAAAACAACATTAAAAACGCCTGGTGGTCGCGCTTTGTGCACCGCCGCACCGATGTAGTAGGCATTGATGCCGCGCTTATCATGAACCCCAAAGTGTGGGAGGCGAGCGGGCACGTAGCTGGTTTTTCTGATCCGCTTGTTGAGTGTGAAAAGTGCCACGCACGTTTGCGCGAAGACCAAATGGAAGGCGAGTGTCCTTCGTGTGGTGGAAAAGAGTTTACGCCCGCAAAGCAGTTCAATCTCATGTTCCAAACATTCATCGGTGCGGCGCAAGAGCAGGCGAATGTTGCATACTTTCGTCCAGAAACGGCGCAGGGCATGTTCGTGAATTTTAAGAACGTCCTTGATTCAACGCGTGTGCAGCTGCCCTTTGGTGTCGCGCAGGTAGGGAAAGCGTTTCGCAATGAAATCACGCCGGGCAACTTCATCTTCCGTACGCGTGAGTTTGAGCAGATGGAAATAGAATATTTTATTCCATCGCCGAAAGCGGATGCAGAGTGGCAGGAGTCATTTGAACACTGGCGCAAAGAAATGCTCGCGTGGATGACCGCCGTGGGCATTGATACCGAAAAAGTACACGAGCTCGATGTACCCGATGGCGAGCGTGCGCACTACTCAAAGCGCACCATCGATTTTGAATTTGAGTTTCCATTCGGCACCAAGGAGCTCTACGGCTTGGCATATCGCACCGACTTTGACTTGCGCAACCACCAAGAAGCTTCCGGGCAATCGCTGGAATACACCGATCCAGAAACGGGAGAGAAGTCGATTCCGCACGTGATCGAGCCGACATGGGGCGTAGACCGCACGGTGCTTGCGGTGCTCTGCAGTGCGTATCGCGAAGACGGCGAGCGCACCTACCTTGCGCTGCGCCCCGCGCTCGCACCGTTTAAGGCCGCAGTGTTTCCACTTTTAAAGAACAAGCCAGAGCTGGTTACGAAGGCCCGCACCGTGTTTGGTGCGCTCCGTGAAAAATATATGGTTGCGTGGGATGACCGCGGCAACATTGGCAAGCGCTACTTTGCGCAAGACGAGATCGGCACGCCATTCTGCATCACCATTGATTTTGATACGCTCGAAAATGACACGGTGACTATTCGCGACCGTGACACTGCAGAACAAAAGCGGGTGCCCATCAGCGAGCTGGACAGCATTATCGCTAACGCTATCCGCCTATGA
- the recO gene encoding DNA repair protein RecO, with amino-acid sequence MTIHAFILASRPSGERDRLVSVFSREEGRMVLVAKGAQRNTSVQRMHTDAFSQITCGVVRGRALPIMTSAQTVHAYPEMHASLPSLAMASFMSEACERLVPFHDPDEALWDFFTQTYEDLNAGRLLTRAAITARQEALLAVLGYPGPRGRCALCLREEHPDGWFTHADIGGRVCASCAPHGSLTASGAGAGDVGAQFEMTAGARFASLPLLRAVLQ; translated from the coding sequence ATGACCATTCACGCATTTATCCTTGCGTCGCGTCCTTCAGGGGAGCGAGATCGTCTCGTGAGCGTCTTTTCTCGTGAGGAGGGGCGCATGGTGTTGGTTGCAAAGGGTGCGCAACGCAACACATCGGTGCAACGCATGCACACTGACGCATTCTCACAAATCACTTGTGGTGTGGTGCGTGGGCGCGCGCTTCCCATCATGACAAGTGCCCAGACGGTGCATGCATATCCCGAGATGCACGCCTCACTTCCTTCGCTTGCCATGGCAAGCTTCATGAGCGAGGCGTGTGAGCGGCTCGTTCCATTCCATGACCCCGACGAAGCGCTCTGGGATTTTTTTACGCAGACATATGAAGATTTAAATGCTGGACGCCTCCTTACGCGTGCCGCGATAACCGCTCGCCAAGAGGCGCTACTTGCGGTGTTGGGATATCCGGGCCCGCGAGGTCGTTGCGCTCTGTGCCTTCGCGAGGAGCATCCCGATGGGTGGTTCACGCACGCCGATATTGGCGGGCGCGTGTGCGCGTCCTGCGCTCCGCACGGCTCGCTTACTGCTTCTGGTGCGGGTGCTGGTGATGTAGGTGCTCAATTTGAAATGACTGCTGGCGCTCGCTTTGCGTCTCTACCGCTGCTGCGAGCTGTGCTACAATAA
- a CDS encoding class I tRNA ligase family protein gives MTETFHTREERTRRFWKDHHIFQKSIDRRAGAEPFVFFEGPPTANGLPHIGHFLTRIFKDLYGRYKTMRGFRVLRKAGWDTHGLPVELEVEKELGFKGKKDIEAYGIAAFNTKAKASVWKYRDLWEKMTERMGFWLDMRDPYITYGAHYVESLWNVIGQIWDKQLLYQAHRVIPFCTRCGTGLSSHEVAQGYETVTDTSVYALFPLRGESAFPKGTAIVAWTTTPWTLPGNVALAVGENITYALVRREEGFHIVARDLVEKIYGADAVIERECSGKELVGLSYEPLFSVPALQSDASYKVYAADFVTTGDGTGIVHTAVMYGEDDYALGTRVGLPKVHTVDAAGFFTGVGELLDGRYAKDPKTEALILETLAAQGRVVRTEPYEHEYPHCWRCHKPLLYYAKESWFIRMSAVNKELLANNETINWYPEHIKDGRFGQWLREGKDWAFSRERYWGTPLPVWVCGKPECRHMRVISSYADLDGLRTTKPTRLVLARHGLTTRGKDGNLIISSLLEHDTYDLTEEGREQIRKGAELLKASGGVDAIIASPFRRTQQTAAIFSEALGIPVATDERLGELNHGLVCEGKTHAVCQVPEVANTMDAPFGDGESWRDVTRRMVSVARELNVQYAGKRVLIVSHGDPLWLLESALRGLSDAEILAARNTQYIEQGSVHELTFPNWPFNDEGQLDPHRPYIDEIVIRCEKCDGDMRRVPEVIDVWFDSGCMPYAQWHWPFEHAERLDPKSPERQFPADFIVEAVDQTRGWFYTMLAVGTLLGRGAPYKNVIVLGHTLDAKGRKMSKSLGNTIKAEELMDAAGVDATRWKLYSMNAPWEPKSIDPKEFIATLKGFFGTLENCVCFFELYVHEKNAPLHVSTHALDRWLVSRLALVINTVTERLDAYDPTPAARALESFIVEDLSKWWLRRSRKREEALPLLRETLLTCAKLLAPFTPYTAEDIASRMGFHERDGEESIHLAAWPTVDASQRDEALEEEMRLAQEVVTRGLALRKEHNIRVRQPLARMFVAQPKAFSADIAAIICDELNIKELAYGAPADALDMALTPELRAEGLARECMRIIQDMRKDAGYRVQDKVYCQWYTEHAELSAALIAWTDAMTEDAVLSAFVKKKDADATLDQERTVELAPGMSVWIGVRA, from the coding sequence ATGACTGAGACATTCCATACCCGCGAAGAGCGTACCCGCCGTTTTTGGAAAGATCACCACATTTTTCAAAAGAGCATCGATCGTCGCGCAGGCGCAGAGCCATTCGTGTTCTTCGAGGGGCCACCGACGGCAAACGGTTTGCCGCATATTGGGCACTTCCTCACGCGCATTTTTAAAGATCTCTATGGGCGCTACAAAACGATGCGCGGTTTTCGTGTGCTCCGCAAGGCGGGATGGGATACGCACGGCCTCCCCGTGGAGCTCGAAGTAGAAAAAGAACTTGGCTTTAAGGGGAAGAAAGACATTGAAGCATACGGTATCGCAGCATTTAATACGAAGGCGAAGGCAAGCGTGTGGAAGTATCGAGATCTGTGGGAGAAGATGACTGAGCGCATGGGCTTCTGGCTCGACATGCGCGATCCCTACATCACCTACGGCGCTCACTATGTAGAGTCTCTTTGGAATGTCATTGGGCAAATTTGGGATAAACAGCTTTTGTACCAGGCGCACCGTGTTATTCCTTTCTGCACGCGCTGTGGCACGGGCCTCTCGTCTCATGAAGTTGCGCAGGGATATGAAACGGTGACCGACACTTCCGTGTATGCGCTGTTTCCTCTGCGTGGTGAATCTGCGTTTCCAAAAGGAACAGCAATCGTTGCGTGGACAACAACTCCGTGGACGCTTCCAGGGAACGTTGCGCTTGCAGTGGGAGAGAATATTACCTATGCGCTCGTGCGACGCGAAGAAGGCTTTCACATTGTTGCACGTGATCTCGTAGAAAAAATCTATGGTGCCGACGCGGTCATTGAGCGCGAGTGTTCTGGCAAAGAGCTTGTCGGGCTCTCGTACGAGCCGCTCTTTTCTGTCCCCGCATTGCAATCTGATGCTTCCTATAAAGTGTACGCCGCAGACTTTGTAACAACCGGAGATGGTACGGGTATCGTGCACACTGCGGTGATGTATGGAGAAGATGACTATGCGCTCGGCACGCGCGTGGGGTTGCCAAAGGTGCACACCGTGGATGCGGCCGGGTTCTTTACCGGTGTGGGTGAGCTACTCGATGGCCGCTACGCGAAGGATCCAAAGACCGAGGCGCTGATTCTCGAAACGCTTGCGGCACAGGGGCGCGTGGTGCGCACTGAACCGTATGAGCACGAGTACCCACATTGCTGGCGTTGCCACAAGCCGTTGTTGTACTACGCAAAAGAATCGTGGTTCATCCGCATGTCCGCGGTTAACAAAGAGCTTCTTGCAAATAATGAGACGATCAACTGGTATCCAGAGCACATCAAAGATGGTCGTTTTGGACAGTGGCTCCGCGAAGGGAAAGACTGGGCATTCTCGCGTGAGCGCTACTGGGGCACGCCGTTGCCGGTGTGGGTGTGTGGTAAGCCTGAGTGTCGGCACATGCGCGTTATTTCTTCATATGCAGATCTTGACGGTTTGCGCACAACAAAGCCAACGCGCCTCGTGCTTGCCCGCCACGGGCTGACCACTCGCGGCAAAGACGGCAACCTCATCATTAGCTCGCTTCTCGAGCACGATACCTACGATCTCACCGAAGAGGGCAGGGAACAGATTCGGAAAGGAGCGGAATTGTTAAAAGCATCGGGCGGCGTTGATGCGATTATCGCATCGCCATTCCGACGCACCCAACAAACTGCAGCGATTTTCAGTGAAGCGCTTGGTATTCCTGTCGCCACCGACGAACGTCTTGGCGAGCTTAATCACGGCTTGGTGTGTGAAGGGAAAACGCACGCCGTGTGCCAGGTCCCAGAGGTAGCAAACACGATGGACGCTCCCTTCGGAGACGGAGAATCGTGGCGTGACGTCACGCGTCGCATGGTGAGCGTCGCCCGCGAGCTGAACGTGCAGTATGCGGGCAAGCGCGTACTCATTGTTTCTCACGGTGACCCACTGTGGCTTTTAGAGAGCGCTTTGCGTGGTCTCTCTGATGCAGAGATTCTTGCCGCCCGCAATACGCAGTACATCGAACAGGGAAGCGTACACGAGCTCACCTTCCCCAACTGGCCGTTTAACGATGAGGGCCAGTTGGATCCGCACCGTCCTTATATTGATGAAATTGTCATTCGGTGTGAAAAGTGTGATGGCGACATGCGGCGCGTGCCAGAAGTAATAGACGTTTGGTTTGATTCTGGATGCATGCCATACGCGCAGTGGCACTGGCCCTTTGAACATGCAGAGCGTCTTGATCCGAAAAGTCCCGAGCGACAATTCCCTGCAGATTTTATCGTAGAAGCCGTCGACCAAACGCGTGGGTGGTTCTATACAATGCTCGCGGTGGGAACTTTATTGGGCCGTGGGGCGCCATATAAAAACGTCATCGTGCTGGGGCACACGCTCGATGCGAAGGGTCGCAAGATGTCCAAGTCTCTTGGGAACACAATCAAGGCGGAGGAGCTTATGGACGCTGCTGGTGTCGACGCAACGCGATGGAAGCTCTACAGCATGAACGCGCCGTGGGAGCCAAAATCTATTGACCCCAAAGAGTTCATTGCAACACTGAAGGGGTTCTTTGGAACGCTTGAAAACTGTGTGTGCTTCTTCGAGCTCTACGTACATGAAAAGAATGCGCCGCTACACGTGAGCACGCACGCGCTTGATCGGTGGTTGGTGTCTCGCCTTGCACTCGTGATCAACACGGTAACGGAGCGCCTTGACGCATATGACCCAACGCCAGCGGCTCGTGCGCTTGAATCGTTCATTGTTGAAGACCTTTCCAAGTGGTGGCTGCGTCGCTCGCGAAAGCGTGAAGAAGCGCTCCCGCTCTTGCGCGAGACTTTACTAACGTGCGCGAAACTACTTGCGCCATTTACGCCATATACAGCAGAAGACATTGCGTCACGCATGGGCTTTCATGAGCGCGATGGGGAGGAGAGTATTCACCTTGCCGCATGGCCAACTGTTGATGCGTCACAGCGTGACGAAGCGCTTGAAGAAGAAATGCGGCTCGCACAGGAAGTGGTGACTCGTGGACTTGCTTTGCGTAAAGAGCACAATATTCGCGTGCGCCAACCGCTTGCGCGCATGTTCGTTGCGCAACCGAAGGCGTTCTCTGCGGATATTGCTGCAATCATATGCGATGAGCTGAATATAAAAGAGCTTGCCTACGGAGCGCCCGCCGACGCGCTTGATATGGCGCTTACCCCAGAGCTTCGTGCCGAAGGCCTTGCTCGCGAGTGTATGCGCATCATCCAAGACATGCGCAAAGATGCAGGATATCGTGTGCAAGATAAGGTGTACTGTCAGTGGTATACTGAACATGCAGAGCTCTCCGCCGCGCTGATTGCGTGGACGGATGCTATGACCGAAGACGCGGTGCTCTCTGCATTTGTAAAAAAGAAAGATGCCGATGCAACGCTTGACCAAGAACGCACCGTTGAGCTTGCTCCAGGAATGAGCGTCTGGATCGGCGTTCGTGCATGA
- the argS gene encoding arginine--tRNA ligase: MYDISWIRARIATHVPGISFDVSVPPTPDLGDFATNIAFPLAKEQKKSPMEVAEHIASALRADPELSVACESITASAPGFINITLRASALHASLRALASAQRPGATKEGRGKTIIVEYSSPNIAKPMHVGHVRSTVIGDALANIHDFLGYRVIRWNYLGDWGTQFGKLIAAYKRWGNPHDVRKDPIATLVRLYVRFHEELKTDASLEAVGQEEFRKLESGDGENKKLWQWFKKESLRAFEHTYTQLGIRFSIMTGESDLQKDMPALVAFLEAQGIAKESEGALIVDLSAQNLPPALIRKSDGASLYLTRELVGLQKRLDHHNPTAMLYVVGNEQSLHFQQLFAVAEILGLRTADLMHVKYGLVLNAQGQKLSTREGNATPLTEVLAEAIQRADAVVQKKNPRLSEKERARVARAVGIGAIKYNDLRELRTSDIRFDWDRMLDFSGSSGPYIQYTYARLMSIARKAGAWARLSRLLVRPQLELLSEPCEERLMRHLLHFTDVVRQSATSRTTNGLALYIAELANEANRFYEQVRILEDAQTQRRNARLLLIETVAKVLKTGLGLLGIQAPEQI; encoded by the coding sequence ATGTACGATATCTCTTGGATACGTGCTCGTATCGCAACACATGTGCCCGGCATTTCTTTTGATGTCTCAGTTCCGCCTACTCCGGATCTGGGTGACTTTGCCACAAATATTGCGTTCCCACTCGCGAAAGAGCAGAAGAAGTCGCCCATGGAAGTTGCTGAACACATTGCTTCTGCGCTGCGCGCTGACCCAGAGCTTTCCGTCGCGTGCGAATCTATCACCGCTTCTGCGCCTGGGTTTATTAATATCACGCTTCGTGCATCTGCACTGCACGCGTCGCTCCGTGCGCTCGCGAGTGCTCAGCGGCCAGGGGCGACAAAAGAGGGAAGGGGAAAAACAATCATCGTTGAATATTCATCTCCAAATATTGCAAAGCCCATGCATGTGGGGCACGTGCGCTCTACGGTAATCGGAGATGCGCTCGCGAATATCCACGACTTTCTCGGCTACCGCGTCATTCGGTGGAACTATTTGGGCGATTGGGGGACGCAGTTTGGAAAACTCATCGCCGCGTATAAGCGTTGGGGTAATCCGCATGATGTGCGCAAAGATCCTATCGCCACACTCGTGAGGTTGTATGTGCGCTTCCATGAAGAGCTGAAAACTGACGCTTCACTTGAAGCGGTCGGACAAGAAGAATTCCGCAAGCTGGAGAGCGGCGATGGAGAAAACAAAAAACTTTGGCAGTGGTTTAAAAAAGAATCACTGCGCGCATTTGAACACACCTACACACAGCTGGGCATCAGGTTTTCTATTATGACAGGCGAAAGCGATCTCCAAAAAGACATGCCCGCGCTTGTGGCGTTTTTAGAAGCGCAGGGCATCGCGAAAGAAAGCGAGGGTGCGCTCATTGTGGACCTTTCAGCGCAAAACCTTCCGCCAGCACTCATCCGCAAGTCCGATGGAGCAAGTCTGTATCTCACGCGGGAGCTCGTGGGGCTTCAAAAGCGCCTTGACCACCACAACCCCACAGCGATGCTCTATGTAGTGGGGAATGAACAGTCGCTCCACTTCCAACAACTTTTTGCGGTGGCGGAAATACTCGGGCTGCGTACTGCGGATCTCATGCACGTGAAGTATGGACTTGTGCTGAATGCGCAAGGACAAAAACTATCCACGCGCGAAGGGAACGCGACGCCACTTACTGAAGTATTGGCTGAGGCAATTCAGCGCGCCGACGCAGTGGTACAAAAGAAAAACCCACGCCTTTCAGAGAAGGAGCGCGCTCGTGTTGCGCGAGCGGTGGGCATTGGCGCTATTAAATACAATGACCTTCGCGAATTGCGCACATCGGATATTCGCTTTGACTGGGATCGTATGCTCGATTTCTCTGGTTCAAGTGGACCCTACATTCAATATACCTATGCACGACTCATGAGTATCGCGCGTAAGGCTGGTGCATGGGCGCGGCTTTCGCGATTGTTAGTGCGCCCACAATTAGAGCTCCTCTCTGAGCCATGCGAAGAGCGCCTCATGCGGCACCTTCTCCACTTTACTGATGTTGTGCGTCAGAGCGCGACATCGCGAACAACAAATGGCCTTGCGTTATATATTGCTGAACTTGCGAATGAAGCAAACCGCTTCTATGAACAGGTGCGTATTTTAGAGGACGCGCAAACGCAACGCCGGAATGCGCGGCTTCTTCTTATTGAAACGGTGGCGAAAGTGTTGAAAACGGGGCTCGGCCTTTTGGGCATTCAAGCTCCCGAGCAGATCTAG